A genomic window from Planococcus rifietoensis includes:
- a CDS encoding carbohydrate ABC transporter permease, which yields MNQAESKRKFSMNKLFVYLFLSLASLLSLFPFYWMFVMATQTSSAYNSIPPTITPGNLLVENFQKVLLQIDFFGALWTSFVLCSIVTLVVLFISSLAGFAFAKFYFPAKNFLFITILLTMIIPPQLGLIPQYFLIANAGLLDTLAGVMILFFLNPLGIFLMRQYIGDSVPDELIEAAKLDGCSNFKIYRSIVLPIILPAFATLGIIVFTAVWGEFLWQFTILRDPDNYTIQVALASLRNTVNVDFGMILSGVFWATMPLIIIFLLFNRLFISSIAEGSVK from the coding sequence ATGAATCAAGCTGAAAGCAAACGAAAGTTTTCCATGAATAAGTTATTCGTCTATTTGTTCTTGTCCCTTGCTTCTTTGCTGTCATTGTTCCCGTTCTATTGGATGTTCGTGATGGCGACGCAAACCAGTTCAGCGTATAACTCCATTCCTCCGACAATCACGCCAGGGAATTTATTGGTGGAAAATTTTCAGAAAGTATTGCTGCAAATCGACTTTTTCGGCGCCCTCTGGACGTCGTTCGTCTTGTGTTCCATCGTCACCTTGGTCGTGTTATTCATCAGTTCGCTGGCAGGGTTTGCTTTTGCCAAGTTCTATTTTCCGGCAAAAAATTTCCTGTTCATCACCATCTTGTTGACGATGATCATCCCGCCGCAGCTTGGGTTGATCCCGCAGTATTTTTTAATCGCCAATGCGGGTCTGCTAGATACCTTAGCTGGCGTCATGATTTTGTTCTTTTTGAACCCATTGGGCATTTTCCTGATGCGCCAATATATTGGTGACTCGGTGCCGGATGAATTGATTGAAGCCGCCAAATTGGATGGCTGTTCGAACTTCAAAATCTACCGCAGCATCGTGCTGCCAATCATCTTACCGGCTTTTGCGACGCTCGGGATCATCGTGTTTACCGCGGTATGGGGCGAGTTTTTATGGCAGTTCACGATTCTCAGAGACCCGGATAATTACACGATCCAAGTCGCTTTGGCTTCGTTGCGCAACACGGTCAACGTCGATTTCGGCATGATCTTATCTGGCGTATTTTGGGCAACGATGCCATTGATCATCATTTTCCTCTTGTTCAACCGCTTGTTTATCTCAAGCATTGCAGAAGGTTCAGTAAAATAA
- a CDS encoding GH1 family beta-glucosidase, whose amino-acid sequence MAIMEFPKDMKWGAATAAYQIEGAAFKDGKGLSIWDTFSHTPGKVLNGDNGDVAADSYHRYEEDIKLMKELGIDTYRFSVSWPRIFPSGTGEVNDKGLKFYHDFVDALLANGIEPMCTLYHWDLPQALQDEGGWANRKTVDAFADYAELMFKEFGGKISKWVTINEPWCVSFLSNFIGIHAPGNQDLQLATNISHHVLLAHGKAVSRFRELGVDGEIGYAPNVEWLEPFSNKQEDIDACNRSMGFLMEWFFDPVFKGSYPAFMVEWFEKKGVTLQVEEGDMEIINQPIDFVGINYYTGSVGRYKKDADLFDLERVDIGFEKTDFGWAIFPEGFYRVLAKIKDQYGAIPIYITENGACYNDEPENGRVRDQRRIEYLKQHLTSLKRSMDYGVNIKGYLTWSLMDNFEWAEGYDKRFGIIHVDFNTLERTKKDSYYWYKQTISNGWFDMNY is encoded by the coding sequence ATGGCGATTATGGAATTTCCAAAAGACATGAAATGGGGAGCGGCGACGGCCGCTTATCAAATAGAAGGCGCGGCTTTTAAAGACGGCAAAGGGCTATCGATCTGGGATACGTTCTCGCATACTCCCGGGAAAGTACTAAACGGGGACAATGGGGATGTTGCAGCCGACAGCTACCACCGCTACGAGGAAGACATCAAGCTCATGAAGGAATTGGGCATCGATACGTACCGTTTCTCTGTGTCGTGGCCGAGAATTTTCCCTTCAGGAACCGGCGAAGTGAACGACAAAGGCTTGAAATTCTATCACGACTTTGTCGACGCCTTGCTCGCGAACGGCATCGAACCGATGTGTACGCTGTATCACTGGGACTTGCCGCAAGCTTTGCAGGACGAAGGTGGCTGGGCCAATCGCAAGACAGTCGACGCCTTTGCGGATTATGCCGAGTTGATGTTCAAGGAATTTGGCGGCAAGATTAGCAAGTGGGTGACGATCAATGAACCTTGGTGTGTGTCGTTCTTATCAAACTTTATCGGCATCCATGCACCAGGCAACCAGGACCTCCAGCTGGCCACAAATATTTCCCACCACGTTTTGCTGGCTCACGGGAAAGCGGTCAGCCGCTTTAGAGAGTTGGGTGTGGATGGCGAAATTGGCTATGCGCCGAACGTTGAATGGCTCGAACCGTTCAGCAATAAGCAAGAAGACATCGACGCGTGCAACCGCAGCATGGGCTTCTTGATGGAATGGTTTTTCGACCCGGTCTTCAAAGGGAGCTACCCGGCCTTCATGGTCGAGTGGTTCGAGAAAAAAGGCGTGACGCTTCAAGTTGAAGAAGGCGATATGGAAATCATCAATCAGCCGATCGACTTTGTCGGCATCAATTATTACACCGGCAGTGTCGGCAGGTATAAAAAAGACGCCGATCTATTCGATCTAGAGCGCGTGGACATCGGTTTCGAGAAAACCGATTTCGGCTGGGCCATCTTCCCTGAAGGCTTCTACCGCGTATTGGCAAAAATCAAAGACCAATACGGCGCGATTCCGATTTACATAACGGAAAATGGAGCTTGCTATAACGACGAGCCGGAAAACGGCCGTGTGCGCGACCAAAGAAGAATCGAGTACTTGAAGCAGCATTTGACGTCTCTAAAGAGAAGCATGGATTACGGCGTCAACATCAAAGGCTATCTGACATGGTCGCTCATGGATAATTTCGAATGGGCAGAAGGCTACGACAAGCGCTTCGGCATCATCCACGTCGATTTCAACACATTGGAAAGAACGAAAAAAGACAGTTATTACTGGTACAAGCAAACGATCAGCAACGGCTGGTTCGATATGAATTACTGA
- a CDS encoding carbohydrate ABC transporter permease, which produces MDSVYRKGNKGGKKRSSEKRKNMISSYLYIAPFFIIFAVIGLYPALFSFYLAFQSWNGLGDMSFVGLNNFRIVLEDPLFWKSLYNTIIIGLIGTAPQIVIGIILAILLNVAFLRLRSFFRVTIFMPYITSMVAVALIFSVIFSNHESSLANYVLGLFGMEPVSWATSEWGTKIAISIMVFWRWVGYNTIIYLAGIQSIPNDVYEAATIDGANKFQQVIHITLPLLKPFIILTVFFSTVGALQLFSEPTVFLGAAAFTRDEAMTVVMYLYRDAFRLQSFGTASATAIILLVIIVIFAAINTYVASGRLGKKKGRG; this is translated from the coding sequence ATGGACTCTGTTTACCGAAAAGGAAACAAAGGCGGGAAAAAACGATCGTCCGAAAAACGCAAGAACATGATCTCCTCTTATTTATACATAGCGCCGTTCTTTATTATTTTTGCCGTCATTGGCCTCTACCCAGCACTTTTTAGTTTCTACTTAGCTTTTCAAAGCTGGAATGGCCTGGGAGATATGAGTTTTGTCGGCTTGAATAACTTTCGGATCGTCTTGGAAGATCCGCTGTTCTGGAAGTCTTTGTACAATACCATCATTATCGGCTTGATCGGGACAGCCCCTCAAATCGTCATCGGCATTATCTTGGCGATTTTGCTGAATGTGGCCTTTCTCCGCTTAAGAAGTTTTTTCCGGGTAACGATTTTCATGCCATATATCACGTCGATGGTAGCCGTGGCTTTGATTTTCAGTGTCATTTTCAGCAATCATGAATCATCATTGGCCAATTATGTACTGGGGCTTTTTGGGATGGAACCTGTTAGTTGGGCAACTTCTGAATGGGGGACCAAAATCGCGATCTCGATCATGGTGTTCTGGCGATGGGTTGGATATAACACGATTATCTATCTAGCCGGCATCCAGAGCATTCCGAATGATGTGTACGAGGCAGCCACTATCGATGGTGCCAATAAATTCCAACAGGTTATTCACATTACCTTGCCATTGCTCAAGCCGTTCATTATTTTGACGGTGTTCTTCTCGACAGTCGGCGCCTTGCAGCTGTTTTCCGAGCCGACGGTGTTCTTAGGGGCTGCGGCATTTACACGAGACGAAGCGATGACCGTGGTCATGTATCTGTACCGGGATGCTTTCAGGCTGCAGTCGTTTGGAACCGCTTCTGCCACAGCGATTATTTTATTGGTCATCATCGTCATTTTCGCGGCCATCAATACGTATGTAGCATCCGGTCGACTCGGCAAAAAGAAAGGGAGGGGATGA
- a CDS encoding LacI family DNA-binding transcriptional regulator, with amino-acid sequence MSLTIKDIAKMAGVSPATVSKTINNYHGINEATKKKILDVIKETGYQPNFSAKSLATKKSNLIGLIYAGKVNVEFTHPFFNEVVTAFKKNMGLLGYDILMFSNENFSQDNGSYLARCKHFHVDGCLIITGEEIEDSIHDLVNSEIPCMGIDLVLDGPRSSYVMTDNINLGAKVIQHLYLNSVRTIGFIGGQQNSEVTKLRGRGYLQAMNQFGLEIKDEWMQYGDYYEDSGYTAMKKILQAPERPEAVFAASDLMAFGALRAIKEAGLRVPEDIRLVGCDDIDACRYSAPLLSTVRQDKERLGKLAAYMLNDLINGQSKLKPVFIDSELIARESCGNAILKSKA; translated from the coding sequence ATGAGCCTAACCATAAAAGATATCGCAAAAATGGCCGGTGTCTCGCCGGCCACTGTGTCCAAAACGATCAATAATTATCATGGCATTAACGAAGCTACCAAGAAAAAGATACTGGATGTCATCAAGGAGACCGGATACCAGCCGAATTTTTCAGCGAAATCCTTGGCGACCAAAAAATCCAATTTGATCGGCTTGATTTATGCCGGGAAAGTGAATGTCGAATTTACCCATCCTTTCTTCAATGAAGTCGTGACCGCGTTCAAAAAGAATATGGGCTTATTGGGTTACGATATCCTGATGTTCTCCAACGAGAACTTTTCCCAAGACAATGGCAGCTATTTGGCTCGCTGCAAACATTTCCACGTGGATGGCTGCTTGATCATCACAGGTGAGGAAATTGAAGATTCCATCCATGACCTCGTCAACAGCGAAATCCCGTGCATGGGCATCGACTTGGTACTTGACGGCCCGCGTTCGAGCTACGTCATGACCGATAACATTAATCTGGGCGCCAAAGTGATCCAGCATCTTTACTTAAACTCGGTGAGAACAATCGGCTTTATCGGCGGCCAGCAAAATTCGGAAGTCACCAAGCTGAGAGGCCGGGGCTATTTGCAAGCGATGAACCAATTCGGCCTTGAAATAAAAGACGAATGGATGCAGTACGGCGATTATTACGAAGACAGTGGATATACAGCCATGAAAAAAATCTTGCAGGCTCCCGAGCGTCCGGAAGCGGTGTTTGCGGCATCTGATTTAATGGCATTCGGCGCCTTAAGGGCGATCAAGGAAGCTGGGCTTAGAGTGCCGGAAGATATCCGGCTGGTCGGCTGTGATGATATCGATGCTTGCCGCTACAGCGCTCCGCTATTGTCGACGGTTCGGCAGGACAAGGAAAGACTAGGCAAACTGGCCGCGTATATGTTGAATGACTTGATCAACGGCCAATCGAAATTAAAACCGGTGTTTATCGATTCCGAACTGATCGCCCGGGAATCCTGTGGCAACGCAATTTTAAAATCAAAGGCATGA